AGCAGTTGCTGCAGGTATTCCTGGTATCCAGGTAGACGGAATGGACCCGCTTGCCGTATACGCAGTTACTCTTGAGGCTCGTAAGCGCGCAGTTAATGGAGAAGGCCCTACATTGATCGAGACAATGACTTACCGCTATGGTCCTCATACAATGGCTGGTGATGACCCAACTCGTTACCGTACAGCTGATCTGGACAACGAATGGGAAAAGAAAGATCCATTAGTACGTTTCCGCAAGTTCCTTGAGAAGAAAAACCTTTGGACTGAAGAGATGGAAAATGAAACAATTGAAAGAGCAAAAGAAGAAATCAAAAACGCTATCAAAGAAGCAGATGATACTCCTAAGCAAAAAGTAACAGACTTGATGGATATTATGTATGAAGAAATGCCAGTTCATCTAAAAGAACAATATGAAATATACAAAGAGAAGGAGTCGAAGTAAGCCATGGCTCAAATGACAATGATTCAAGCAATTACAGACGCTCTTCGCGTTGAATTGAAAAATGACCCTAACGTACTTGTATTCGGGGAAGACGTTGGTGTTAACGGCGGTGTATTCCGTGCGACAGAAGGCCTGCAAAATGAGTTTGGGGAAGATCGCGTATTTGATACGCCGCTTGCAGAATCCGGTATTGGCGGACTCGCTATCGGTCTTGCATTACAGGGATACCGTCCTGTTCCGGAAATTCAGTTCTTCGGATTTGTTTTCGAAGTAATGGATGCAATCGCTGGACAAATGGCACGTATGCGTTACCGTTCTGGCGGCCGCTATAGTTCACCAGTAACGATTCGTTCACCATTCGGGGGAGGCGTACATACACCAGAAATGCACGCTGACAGCCTTGAAGGAATGGTTGCACAGCAGCCTGGTTTGAAGGTTGTCATTCCTTCGACTCCATATGATGCAAAAGGTCTGTTGATTTCAGCGATTCGCGACAATGATCCAGTTATTTTCCTTGAGCACATGAAGCTTTATCGTTCATTCCGCCAGGAAGTTCCAGAAGAAGAGTACACAATTCCACTTGGAAAAGCGGACGTTAAGCGTGAAGGTAAAGACTTGTCTATTATTACTTATGGGGCAATGGTCCATGAATCATTGAAGGCTGCAGAAGAACTTGAAAAAGAAGGTCATTCTGTGGAAGTAATCGACTTAAGGACAGTTATGCCTTTCGATATTGAAACAATCATTGCTTCTGTTGAAAAAACAGGAAGAGCTATCGTTGTCCAGGAAGCACAAAAGCAGGCTGGAATGGCTGGTCAAATCGTTGCAGAAATCAATGACCGTGCAATCCTTAGCCTTGAAGCCCCAGTTTTAAGAGTGGCTGCTCCCGACACAGTATTTCCATTCTCCCAGGCGGAAAATGTATGGCTGCCTAACTATAAGGATGTAATCGAAACAGCGAAGAAAGTTCTTGAATTCTAAAATAAGCAAACAGGATCGATAAAACTTAGGAGGGTGAATTCCATTGGCATTCCAATTTAAACTGCCAGATATCGGCGAAGGTATTCACGAAGGTGAAATCGTCAAATGGTTCGTAAAGCCTGGCGATAAAGTTCAGGAAGACGATGTACTTTGTGAAGTGCAAAATGACAAAGCAGTTGTAGAAATTCCTTCACCTGTCGCTGGTACAGTCGAAGAAGTTTTAGTAGAAGAAGGAACAGTAGCAACAGTAGGACAAGTTCTTATAACATTTGATGCACCAGGCTACGAGGACCTTAAGTTCAAAGGCGAAGAAGAAGATGCACCTGCTGACCAGTCTAAACAGGAAAAGACAGAAGCTCAGGTACAGTCTACATTAGAATCTGGCCAGGACGTGAAAAAAGAGGCAGCAGATGCTCCGGCTCCTGCAGGTGCTACTGGTGCTGGCGCAGCGGCTGCACCACAAGCAGAGGTCGACCCTAACCGCCGTATTGTAGCTATGCCATCTGTCCGCAAATATGCCCGCGAAAAAGGTGTAGAAATCCGCCAGGTTGCTGGTTCAGGCAAGAACGGCCGCATCCTTAAAGGTGATATTGATAGCTTCATGAGCGGAGGAGCTCCTGCTGCTGCACCACAGGCTGAGCAAGTTCAGGCGGCTGAAACTGAGGCAGCTCCTAAAGCGGCAGCAGCTCAAGCGATTCCTGAAGGACAATATCCTGAAACTCGCGAAAAGATGAGCGGCATAAGAAAAGCAATTGCCAAAGCAATGGTTAACTCCAAGCATACAGCTCCACACGTTACTTTGATGGACGAAATAGATGTAACGAAACTTGTTGCTCACCGCAAGAAGTTCAAAGAAGTGGCAGCAGCGAAAGGAATCAAGCTTACATTCCTTCCATATGTGGTAAAGGCATTAACAAGTGCTTTACGTGAATATCCAGCTCTTAACACATCTTTAGATGATGCAACAAGCGAAATCATTCACAAGCACTATTACAATATTGGTATTGCAGCTGATACTGAAAAAGGATTGCTCGTACCTGTCGTTAAAGATGCTGACCGCAAGTCTGTATTCTCAATTTCAAATGAAATTAACGAACTTGCAGGAAAAGCACGTGATGGCAAACTTGCTCCAGATGAAATGAAAGGTGCTTCTTGCACAATCACGAACATCGGATCTGCTGGCGGACAATGGTTTACTCCGGTTATTAACCATCCGGAAGTTGCCATCCTTGGAATTGGACGTATCGCAGAAAAGCCTGTGGTCAAGGATGGAGAGATTGTAGCTGCTCCAGTACTTGCGCTATCCTTAAGCTTCGATCACCGCATGATCGACGGTGCAACTGCACAGCATGCATTGAATCACATTAAGCGCCTGTTGAACGATCCAGAACTATTGTTAATGGAGGGGTAATAAATGGTAGTAGGAGATTTTCCAATCGAAACTGATACTCTTGTCATTGGTGCCGGCCCTGGCGGATACGTGGCAGCCATTCGCGCTGCCCAGCTGGGCCAGAAGGTAACGATCGTTGAAAAAGCAACTCTTGGCGGAGTTTGCTTGAACGTCGGATGTATCCCTTCGAAAGCTTTGATTTCAGCTGGTCACAGATTCGAGAATGCAAAGCATTCGGAGGATATGGGAGTCATAGCTGAAAACGTAACACTTGATTTTTCAAAGGTCCAGGAATTCAAGGCTGGAGTCGTCAAAAAATTGACAGGCGGCGTTGAGGGTCTATTGAAAGGCAACAAGGTTGACATTGTTAGAGGCGAAGCTTATTTCGTTGATGCTAACACAATTCGTGTTATGGACGAAAATTCAGCGCAGACATATACATTCAAAAATGCAATCCTGGCGACTGGATCCCGTCCAATCGAAATTCCAGCATTCAAATTTTCAAAGCGTGTATTGGATTCCACTGGTGCATTGAATCTTCAGGAACTGCCTGAAAGCATTGTTGTAATCGGCGGAGGTTATATCGGTACAGAGCTTGGCGGTGCCTATGCAAGCTTTGGCACTAAGGTTACAATCCTTGAAGGTGCTGACGAAATTCTTAATGGATTCGAAAAGCAAATGTCATCACTAGTGAAAAAGAACCTTAAGAAAAAGGGTGCTGAAATAATCACGAAGGCTCTTGCTAAAGGTGTTGAAGAAAGTGAAACTGGCGTAACTGTGACCTATGAGGTTAAAGGTGAAGTGCAAAAAGTCGAAGCGGACTACGTATTTGTCATGGTAGGCAGAAAGCCAAACACTGATGAACTTGGCCTTGAACAAGTAGGAATCGAGATGACAGACCGTGGTGTTATCAAAATTGACAAACAATGCCGCACAAATGTGAGCAATATTTACGCAATCGGCGACATTGTAGAAGGACCGCCGCTGGCTCATAAAGCATCTTACGAAGGGAAAATTGCTGCTGAGGCTATTGCTGGACACCCTTCTGAAATCGATTATCTGGCAATCCCGGCTGTTGTGTTCTCTGACCCAGAATTGGCGTCGGTTGGTTATTCTGAAAAAGAAGCAAAAGATGCTGGCATCGATATTAAGGCAGCGAAGTTTCCGTTTGCTGCAAACGGCCGTGCACTTTCACTTAACCAGACTGATGGCTTCCTGAAGCTAATCACTCGCAAGGAAGATGATATTGTCATCGGTGCGCAAATTGCAGGTCCTAATGCCTCTGATATGATTGCAGAACTTGGTCTTGCAATTGAAGCTGGCATGACTGCGGAAGACTTGGCAATGACTATCCACGCTCACCCAACATTAGGTGAAATCACGATGGAAGCTGCAGAAGTAGCGCTTGGAAATCCGATTCATATCGTAAAATAAAGCAAAAAAAATCCTTCCCAGCTTGGGAAGGATTTTTTTAATTACTATTCAAAACAGCAGAGAGAGGCTCGATAATCTGTTCTTTTGTTGCACTTCCATTTACATTTGCGAGAACCTGGTCACGATGGACAATCAAGATGGCCGGAAACTTTTCCACCTCAAAGAGGTCATAGTATTTATTCGCATTCGCAGCCGGAATGACAACAATATTATCGAATTCCGAAGGGTATTCCTTTTTTAATTCTATGATTGCGTCATAGTAGGAGGATTCATGCTTATAATTCTCTTCATCTGAGAAGAAGACAACCTGTTTAATATTTTCATCAAGCTCCAGTCCATCAGAATCGTTAACCGGATTGCATGAAGCTGTAAGGAAAAGGAATGTAGCGACAAAAACAAAAGACAAACATTTCATTTATCTTTGCCTCACTTTTTTTAAAATTATGTTTCGCACTGGCTAACTAGTTGTCCATATTCTATCATAGCAATTTCCAAAAGAATGGAATGTTATTGAATTGTTATATAAATGAAAAATATCCACCATTACAATACATATACTAGTAAAAACAACAGATGTTTAGCAGTCTGTTGCTGGGGAAAGATAATTTAGACATGGTGGTGGAGGATTTGAAGGTCTATACTGTTTTATTGCTTCAATCAATAATCTGGAGTGGGTATACCTTAATGGAATGGCTATCCAAACACGATCATCCGATTTATAATGGAATTATGTTTATGGTGTTTTTTTATCTGGCAATTAT
The nucleotide sequence above comes from Mesobacillus jeotgali. Encoded proteins:
- a CDS encoding alpha-ketoacid dehydrogenase subunit beta, coding for MAQMTMIQAITDALRVELKNDPNVLVFGEDVGVNGGVFRATEGLQNEFGEDRVFDTPLAESGIGGLAIGLALQGYRPVPEIQFFGFVFEVMDAIAGQMARMRYRSGGRYSSPVTIRSPFGGGVHTPEMHADSLEGMVAQQPGLKVVIPSTPYDAKGLLISAIRDNDPVIFLEHMKLYRSFRQEVPEEEYTIPLGKADVKREGKDLSIITYGAMVHESLKAAEELEKEGHSVEVIDLRTVMPFDIETIIASVEKTGRAIVVQEAQKQAGMAGQIVAEINDRAILSLEAPVLRVAAPDTVFPFSQAENVWLPNYKDVIETAKKVLEF
- a CDS encoding dihydrolipoamide acetyltransferase family protein; its protein translation is MAFQFKLPDIGEGIHEGEIVKWFVKPGDKVQEDDVLCEVQNDKAVVEIPSPVAGTVEEVLVEEGTVATVGQVLITFDAPGYEDLKFKGEEEDAPADQSKQEKTEAQVQSTLESGQDVKKEAADAPAPAGATGAGAAAAPQAEVDPNRRIVAMPSVRKYAREKGVEIRQVAGSGKNGRILKGDIDSFMSGGAPAAAPQAEQVQAAETEAAPKAAAAQAIPEGQYPETREKMSGIRKAIAKAMVNSKHTAPHVTLMDEIDVTKLVAHRKKFKEVAAAKGIKLTFLPYVVKALTSALREYPALNTSLDDATSEIIHKHYYNIGIAADTEKGLLVPVVKDADRKSVFSISNEINELAGKARDGKLAPDEMKGASCTITNIGSAGGQWFTPVINHPEVAILGIGRIAEKPVVKDGEIVAAPVLALSLSFDHRMIDGATAQHALNHIKRLLNDPELLLMEG
- the lpdA gene encoding dihydrolipoyl dehydrogenase, which encodes MVVGDFPIETDTLVIGAGPGGYVAAIRAAQLGQKVTIVEKATLGGVCLNVGCIPSKALISAGHRFENAKHSEDMGVIAENVTLDFSKVQEFKAGVVKKLTGGVEGLLKGNKVDIVRGEAYFVDANTIRVMDENSAQTYTFKNAILATGSRPIEIPAFKFSKRVLDSTGALNLQELPESIVVIGGGYIGTELGGAYASFGTKVTILEGADEILNGFEKQMSSLVKKNLKKKGAEIITKALAKGVEESETGVTVTYEVKGEVQKVEADYVFVMVGRKPNTDELGLEQVGIEMTDRGVIKIDKQCRTNVSNIYAIGDIVEGPPLAHKASYEGKIAAEAIAGHPSEIDYLAIPAVVFSDPELASVGYSEKEAKDAGIDIKAAKFPFAANGRALSLNQTDGFLKLITRKEDDIVIGAQIAGPNASDMIAELGLAIEAGMTAEDLAMTIHAHPTLGEITMEAAEVALGNPIHIVK
- a CDS encoding small peptidoglycan-associated lipoprotein — its product is MKCLSFVFVATFLFLTASCNPVNDSDGLELDENIKQVVFFSDEENYKHESSYYDAIIELKKEYPSEFDNIVVIPAANANKYYDLFEVEKFPAILIVHRDQVLANVNGSATKEQIIEPLSAVLNSN